A DNA window from Moorella thermoacetica contains the following coding sequences:
- the def gene encoding peptide deformylase, which translates to MAIHKILTLGDPLLREKSQPVRKITSNVWKLLDNLADTMYDAPGVGLAAPQIGVLKRVIVVDVGEGLTELINPEVIAASGEEVGAEGCLSIPGAQGEVPRAAVVTVRGLDRHGRVREIRAEGLYARALQHEIDHLDGILFIDKVVRWLENQPGER; encoded by the coding sequence TTGGCAATTCATAAGATCTTAACCCTGGGGGACCCTCTCCTGCGGGAGAAGTCCCAACCGGTAAGGAAAATAACCTCCAATGTTTGGAAACTACTGGATAACCTGGCTGATACCATGTACGATGCCCCGGGGGTGGGGCTGGCCGCACCCCAGATCGGCGTCCTGAAAAGGGTGATAGTCGTTGATGTCGGGGAAGGACTGACCGAGCTTATCAACCCGGAGGTAATTGCCGCCAGCGGAGAAGAAGTCGGCGCGGAGGGGTGTTTGAGCATCCCCGGTGCCCAGGGGGAGGTGCCGCGGGCAGCGGTAGTCACCGTCCGGGGCCTGGATCGCCACGGCCGGGTGCGGGAGATCCGGGCGGAGGGCCTGTACGCCAGGGCACTGCAGCATGAAATAGACCACCTGGATGGGATCCTGTTTATTGATAAAGTCGTACGCTGGCTCGAGAACCAGCCGGGGGAGCGGTAG
- the fmt gene encoding methionyl-tRNA formyltransferase, translating to MRLVFMGTPDFAVPSLQALVAAGHEFAAVITQPDRPRGRGKKLLPPPVKSTALAAGLPVRQPSDMKDREFLEDLRLLQPELIVVVAFGRILSREILDLPARGCVNLHASLLPRYRGAAPIHRAVMNGEVETGVTTMWMAPQLDAGDIILQEKLPIPPEATTGEIHDRLAEVGAGLLVHTLELIAASRAPRLPQDEALATYAPPLKPEEEVIHWEQPAQVIYNQIRGLNPWPGAYTLRSGERLKIYGARLTDPSAIGRAGRVVEVGREGFVVQAGTGRLLVTSVQPPGKKIMPASAYLQGYPMVPGEILGCV from the coding sequence ATGCGGTTAGTGTTCATGGGAACCCCCGATTTTGCCGTTCCCTCCCTGCAGGCTCTGGTGGCAGCTGGCCATGAATTTGCTGCCGTAATCACCCAGCCCGATCGGCCTCGGGGGCGGGGCAAGAAACTCCTGCCGCCACCCGTAAAGAGTACGGCCCTGGCCGCCGGGCTGCCGGTGCGCCAGCCATCTGACATGAAGGACAGGGAGTTTTTGGAGGACTTGCGGCTATTGCAGCCGGAGTTAATCGTGGTAGTGGCCTTCGGCCGCATTCTCTCGCGGGAGATCCTGGACCTGCCGGCGCGGGGATGCGTTAACCTGCACGCCTCCTTGTTACCGCGCTACCGGGGAGCGGCTCCCATCCACCGGGCCGTGATGAACGGGGAAGTTGAAACCGGGGTGACCACCATGTGGATGGCACCGCAACTGGACGCCGGCGACATCATCCTCCAGGAGAAGCTGCCCATCCCACCGGAGGCCACGACGGGGGAGATCCATGACCGTCTGGCTGAGGTGGGGGCCGGACTCCTGGTACATACCCTGGAATTGATAGCAGCCAGCCGGGCGCCGCGCCTACCCCAGGACGAGGCCCTGGCCACCTACGCACCGCCGCTTAAACCGGAGGAAGAAGTAATTCACTGGGAGCAGCCGGCGCAGGTTATCTATAACCAAATCCGGGGCCTGAACCCCTGGCCGGGGGCTTATACCCTGCGGTCCGGGGAACGGCTAAAGATATACGGCGCCCGGCTAACTGACCCGTCTGCCATCGGCAGGGCGGGGCGGGTCGTGGAGGTCGGCCGGGAAGGGTTCGTGGTCCAGGCCGGGACCGGTCGGCTACTGGTCACCTCCGTGCAGCCGCCGGGGAAGAAGATCATGCCGGCCTCCGCCTACCTGCAAGGGTACCCCATGGTACCCGGGGAGATTCTGGGATGCGTATAA